One window of Candidatus Micrarchaeia archaeon genomic DNA carries:
- the dnaJ gene encoding molecular chaperone DnaJ → MSKRDYYEVLGVSRGAGRDEIKKAYRELALKYHPDRNKGAGAEEKFKEISEAYAVLANDEKREQYDQLGHAGFDQSFSREDIFRNADFSDFADLFRQFGFEDSPFFSQGRRGRGRASYGGDLETEVEVSLEEAAKGVKKEIRLDRHVLCPRCSGNGAEPGFGFKTCQKCNGRGQVVQTQRLGPMAFRSVSTCNACGGEGRTVERQCRECGGSGSVRKEERIGAGIPAGIQDGMRVRLEGEGEQGRGGSGDLYIHVHVLPHRIFQRKDDDLYVDVLITFGQAALGAKIEVPTIDGRNAKLDVPAGTASHTVFRMRGEGMPDVRSGRRGSEMVRVIIQVPRKVSQKQKELIQQLEELGKKEKGFFGF, encoded by the coding sequence ATGAGCAAGCGGGACTATTACGAAGTGCTGGGGGTTTCCAGGGGCGCGGGCAGGGATGAAATCAAGAAAGCGTACCGCGAGCTGGCGCTGAAATACCATCCGGACAGGAACAAGGGCGCCGGGGCCGAGGAGAAGTTCAAGGAAATTTCCGAGGCTTACGCGGTGCTCGCGAACGACGAGAAGAGGGAGCAGTACGACCAGCTCGGGCACGCGGGCTTTGACCAGAGCTTCTCGCGCGAGGACATTTTCAGGAACGCGGATTTTTCGGATTTCGCTGACCTTTTCAGGCAGTTCGGATTTGAGGATTCGCCTTTCTTTTCCCAGGGCAGGCGCGGGAGAGGAAGGGCCAGCTACGGAGGGGATTTGGAAACCGAAGTGGAAGTGAGCCTTGAGGAGGCCGCGAAAGGGGTCAAGAAGGAAATACGGCTGGACAGGCACGTGCTTTGCCCGAGATGTTCTGGGAACGGGGCTGAACCAGGGTTCGGGTTCAAGACCTGCCAGAAGTGCAATGGGCGGGGCCAGGTGGTGCAGACGCAAAGGCTGGGCCCGATGGCGTTCAGGAGCGTGAGCACGTGCAATGCGTGCGGGGGGGAAGGAAGGACCGTGGAGAGGCAGTGCAGGGAATGCGGAGGGAGCGGAAGCGTGAGGAAGGAGGAAAGGATAGGCGCGGGCATTCCTGCAGGAATACAGGACGGGATGAGGGTGAGGCTCGAGGGGGAAGGGGAGCAGGGACGTGGCGGGAGCGGGGACCTTTACATCCATGTCCATGTGCTTCCGCACAGGATTTTCCAGAGGAAGGATGATGACCTTTACGTGGACGTGCTCATAACTTTCGGCCAGGCGGCGCTAGGGGCAAAAATAGAGGTGCCCACCATAGACGGAAGGAATGCGAAGCTGGACGTTCCGGCAGGGACTGCGAGCCACACGGTTTTCAGGATGAGGGGGGAGGGGATGCCGGACGTGCGGAGCGGAAGAAGGGGGAGCGAGATGGTGCGCGTAATCATCCAGGTGCCGAGGAAAGTTTCGCAGAAGCAGAAGGAACTGATTCAGCAACTTGAGGAATTGGGCAAGAAAGAGAAGGGATTTTTCGGATTTTAG